One Desulfobulbus propionicus DSM 2032 DNA segment encodes these proteins:
- a CDS encoding Hpt domain-containing protein: MEHRENSPLPPLPPEPKLEAMRQYLHAATLLHPEQIEKILTASIRSIAVNLAQADEALHQADYPALGRVVHTLKGTFLQCGLTDWAEKAQEIHSGVRAGQELPFAEMVAGLKRGMAPLLARSE, encoded by the coding sequence ATGGAGCACAGGGAGAACTCCCCATTGCCGCCCCTGCCCCCCGAGCCCAAGCTGGAGGCGATGCGGCAGTATCTGCACGCCGCGACCCTGCTGCATCCCGAACAGATCGAAAAAATCCTCACGGCCTCGATCCGAAGCATCGCCGTCAACCTGGCCCAGGCCGACGAAGCCCTGCACCAGGCGGATTACCCCGCCCTTGGCCGAGTGGTTCACACCCTCAAGGGCACGTTCCTCCAGTGCGGTCTCACCGATTGGGCGGAAAAAGCCCAGGAAATCCACAGCGGCGTCAGGGCGGGCCAGGAGCTGCCGTTCGCCGAAATGGTGGCCGGACTGAAGCGGGGAATGGCTCCCCTGCTGGCCAGGAGCGAATAG
- a CDS encoding diadenylate cyclase — MGQSVALAYEFFSWRAILDILLISAGLFFLYRTLLRLGTWKIMAGILLALLIFILANALNLKGIEWIYQNVSHVAVLGLIVIFQPELRKVLEKAVSVPQHRIKDQDTLLQTLIAESLIKLAQERCGAILVFPGKEPITDKISGGFQLNAVPSLPLILSIFDPNSPGHDGAVIIEGNKLTQFGVRLPMSQSTRLSEEYGTRHHAAMGLAEQTDALVLVVSEERGRVSIFTNAEMRPVRNAEEITAAIINHQQEMGFFRRDSAPRIRKRTLLQVAASLIIAVVFWSTLIVAQREVVERVLPVSIDYTSPADDLVLVGEKANEVKLHLAGPKADIDNLAINPPSVKIDLSKMAKGSQTIIITSENLHLPKGVTLLDSSPQQLKLTLATVVEKNLPIIPQIIGKLPGNLKIKKITVSPETVLVTVPVTKEEKNLDEVLTTPIYLESISTDSKLFCKVIARPSIQPVAKRWPDVEVFIELKQ; from the coding sequence ATGGGGCAGTCCGTTGCTCTGGCATACGAATTTTTTTCCTGGCGCGCGATTCTCGACATCCTGTTGATCAGCGCCGGTCTGTTCTTTCTTTATCGCACCCTGCTGCGCCTCGGCACCTGGAAGATCATGGCCGGCATCCTGCTGGCCCTGCTGATCTTCATCCTTGCCAATGCCCTCAATCTGAAAGGAATCGAGTGGATCTACCAAAACGTCAGCCACGTGGCCGTTCTCGGCTTGATCGTCATTTTTCAGCCGGAATTGCGCAAGGTTCTTGAAAAAGCGGTTTCCGTGCCGCAACACCGCATCAAAGACCAGGACACCCTGCTCCAGACCCTGATCGCCGAAAGCCTGATCAAGCTGGCGCAGGAACGATGCGGCGCCATCCTCGTCTTTCCCGGCAAGGAACCGATCACCGACAAGATTTCAGGCGGTTTCCAATTGAATGCCGTGCCCAGCCTGCCGTTGATCCTCAGTATCTTCGACCCCAACTCCCCCGGCCACGATGGCGCGGTGATCATCGAGGGCAACAAACTGACCCAGTTTGGCGTGCGGCTGCCGATGTCGCAGTCGACCCGCCTGTCCGAGGAATACGGTACCCGCCATCATGCGGCCATGGGCCTGGCCGAACAGACCGACGCCCTGGTGCTGGTGGTTTCCGAGGAACGAGGCCGGGTGTCCATCTTCACCAACGCCGAGATGCGGCCGGTCCGCAATGCCGAGGAAATCACCGCCGCAATCATCAACCATCAGCAGGAGATGGGATTTTTTCGTCGGGACAGCGCCCCCCGCATTCGCAAGCGCACCCTGCTGCAGGTAGCCGCCAGCCTCATCATCGCCGTGGTGTTCTGGTCAACGCTGATTGTCGCCCAGCGTGAAGTGGTCGAACGGGTGCTGCCGGTGTCCATCGACTACACTTCGCCGGCCGACGATTTGGTCCTGGTTGGCGAAAAGGCCAACGAAGTCAAGCTGCATCTCGCCGGCCCCAAAGCCGACATCGACAACCTGGCGATCAACCCGCCCAGCGTTAAGATCGATCTCTCGAAGATGGCCAAGGGCAGCCAGACCATCATCATCACCAGCGAAAATCTGCATCTGCCCAAGGGCGTCACCCTGCTTGACTCCTCGCCACAGCAGCTGAAACTGACCCTGGCCACGGTGGTGGAGAAAAACCTGCCCATCATCCCCCAAATCATCGGCAAGCTCCCGGGCAATCTGAAAATCAAAAAGATCACTGTTTCGCCTGAAACCGTCCTGGTCACCGTGCCAGTCACCAAAGAGGAGAAGAATCTCGACGAGGTCCTGACCACCCCCATCTATCTCGAATCCATCTCCACCGACAGCAAGCTCTTCTGCAAGGTCATCGCCCGCCCCTCGATCCAGCCCGTGGCCAAGCGCTGGCCGGACGTCGAAGTGTTCATCGAACTCAAGCAATAA
- a CDS encoding M16 family metallopeptidase, translated as MMHHILSRTGTGILFFLALFFLAAPAPVIFGADTSPSVSSACLSTGWPQDTSDLQPDPALVFGRLDNGLRYVLMANSEPKDRAALYLNVQSGSIHETDSQRGVAHFLEHMLFNGTTHYPPGTLVEYLQAQGMGFGGDTNAHTGFDETVYNLLLPASDAKAMAEGFKVLADYARGALLLEQEVERERGIILAEKRSRDSAASRVSKQQLQFDFAGTLVTARDPIGEEEVLKTANSALLRAYYDRWYRPENMIAVVVGDIDLRKTEQQVRAAFAGLRGVGEVGSCPEWGMVREEGTDVLILPEPELGYTGLALTTVFNTAPGPDTLVWEMAQLRQYVAVTLLANRLEQLEQRANSPVAQPRAHAGIFLRRFGFATLAARTEVGRWQEGLSLLQTTLAQALQDGFTEAELARGKREVMALLEKAVQTAPTRDSRELAEEIIRKLNDHEVILSPAQEMALYGPALEKMTLNEVNEAWRQLWSRQRRLVEVVGVVAPELAAPQGAQQVREVYRAHANQPPVPWVEEEQASFPYLAPPATSGRVIEHNRHADIGVETVVLAGGVRLNIKPTDFQAQQVLLSVQFGQGKQAEPAEGLAMMAEAVIRESGIGRLNREQLAKALAGTNINLEFKVGPESFSFVGGGLSKELERLLQVLAHRLHDPAYRPEAFRRSRENLRRMYDQLAGTVEGVQQTQGERFLAGSSPEYGLASWEQIERVELAQVRDWLTPVFAQAPLEINVVGDIDPQEVVRLVSRYFGAEQRQPGAAAPAKPIVFPAGQERLLPVASSIDRALLTVAWKTDDFWDIDRTRRLNLLAAVLDDRLRVKIREELGATYSPRVVSMPSRGHAGFGLLQSSLIVAPDQAASLATVIREVAASLGVQGVSEDELRRALEPTLTSIKDIKRNNRYWMESVLTLSSRHPQQLTWPLSISEGFAAIKAEELTGLARRYLDPKQAATVIVSPKNGR; from the coding sequence ATGATGCACCATATCCTTTCCCGAACAGGAACCGGTATCCTTTTTTTCCTGGCACTGTTTTTTCTCGCAGCCCCTGCACCCGTCATCTTCGGTGCCGATACGTCCCCCTCCGTTTCCTCAGCCTGTCTTTCCACGGGGTGGCCCCAGGACACCAGTGATCTCCAGCCTGACCCGGCCCTGGTGTTTGGCCGACTGGACAACGGGTTGCGATATGTGCTCATGGCCAACTCCGAGCCGAAGGACCGGGCCGCGCTGTACCTCAACGTCCAGTCGGGTTCGATCCATGAAACGGACAGCCAACGGGGCGTCGCCCACTTTCTGGAACACATGCTGTTCAACGGGACCACCCATTATCCCCCAGGAACCCTGGTCGAGTACCTGCAGGCCCAGGGCATGGGGTTTGGCGGCGATACCAACGCCCACACCGGCTTTGACGAAACCGTCTATAATCTGCTCCTGCCGGCCAGCGATGCCAAGGCCATGGCGGAGGGATTCAAGGTGCTCGCCGATTACGCCCGGGGGGCGCTGTTGCTGGAGCAGGAGGTGGAGCGGGAACGGGGGATTATTCTGGCGGAAAAACGCAGCCGAGATTCAGCCGCGTCCCGGGTATCGAAACAGCAGTTGCAGTTCGATTTTGCCGGCACCCTGGTGACGGCGCGCGATCCCATTGGCGAGGAAGAGGTGCTCAAGACCGCGAACAGCGCCCTGCTCCGCGCCTATTATGACCGCTGGTATCGACCGGAGAACATGATCGCCGTGGTGGTCGGCGATATCGATCTGCGGAAAACCGAGCAGCAGGTGCGCGCCGCTTTTGCCGGTCTGCGGGGCGTGGGAGAAGTCGGTTCCTGCCCGGAGTGGGGTATGGTGCGGGAAGAGGGCACCGACGTTCTGATTCTGCCCGAGCCGGAGCTGGGTTATACCGGCCTGGCCCTGACCACGGTGTTCAATACCGCGCCCGGCCCGGACACCCTGGTGTGGGAAATGGCGCAGCTGCGGCAATATGTCGCCGTAACCCTGCTGGCCAACCGGCTGGAGCAGCTGGAGCAGCGAGCTAACAGCCCCGTGGCCCAGCCCCGGGCGCATGCCGGCATCTTTCTTCGTCGTTTTGGCTTTGCCACCTTGGCGGCTCGCACCGAGGTCGGACGCTGGCAGGAGGGGCTGAGCCTGCTGCAAACGACCCTGGCCCAAGCTCTGCAGGACGGCTTTACCGAGGCGGAACTGGCGCGGGGCAAGCGCGAGGTCATGGCCCTGCTGGAAAAGGCGGTTCAGACCGCCCCCACCCGCGACAGCCGGGAGTTGGCCGAGGAGATCATCCGCAAACTCAACGACCACGAGGTCATTCTTTCCCCTGCCCAGGAGATGGCTCTTTACGGGCCAGCGCTGGAAAAGATGACCCTGAACGAGGTGAACGAGGCCTGGCGGCAACTGTGGAGCCGGCAGCGCAGGCTGGTGGAGGTGGTCGGCGTGGTGGCCCCGGAACTGGCCGCACCCCAGGGGGCGCAACAGGTTCGGGAGGTTTATCGCGCCCATGCCAACCAGCCTCCTGTCCCTTGGGTGGAAGAGGAACAGGCCTCCTTTCCCTATCTTGCCCCGCCCGCGACCTCCGGTAGGGTGATCGAGCACAATCGGCATGCGGACATCGGGGTCGAGACAGTGGTGCTTGCGGGCGGGGTGCGGCTCAATATCAAGCCCACCGATTTTCAGGCCCAGCAGGTGCTGTTGTCGGTGCAGTTCGGCCAAGGGAAGCAGGCGGAGCCGGCGGAAGGGTTGGCCATGATGGCCGAAGCGGTGATCAGGGAAAGCGGCATCGGCCGCTTGAACCGGGAACAACTGGCCAAGGCCCTGGCCGGGACCAATATCAATCTGGAGTTCAAGGTTGGCCCGGAGAGCTTTTCCTTTGTTGGCGGCGGGCTCAGCAAGGAACTTGAACGGTTGCTGCAGGTGCTCGCCCATCGCCTCCACGACCCGGCCTATCGTCCCGAGGCCTTTCGCCGCAGCCGGGAGAATCTGCGCCGGATGTACGATCAGCTGGCCGGCACGGTTGAGGGGGTGCAGCAAACCCAGGGCGAGCGCTTTCTTGCCGGGTCCAGCCCCGAATACGGTTTGGCGTCCTGGGAACAGATCGAGCGGGTTGAGCTGGCCCAGGTGCGTGATTGGCTGACGCCGGTGTTTGCCCAGGCGCCGCTGGAGATCAACGTGGTCGGCGATATCGACCCGCAAGAAGTCGTGCGTTTGGTCAGCCGCTATTTCGGTGCCGAGCAGCGCCAGCCAGGGGCGGCTGCGCCGGCGAAGCCCATCGTTTTCCCTGCCGGACAGGAACGGCTCTTGCCCGTGGCCAGCAGCATTGATCGGGCCCTGCTCACCGTTGCCTGGAAAACCGATGATTTTTGGGATATCGACCGCACCCGCCGTCTCAACCTGTTGGCTGCGGTGTTGGACGATCGGTTGCGGGTCAAGATCCGCGAGGAGCTGGGCGCCACCTACTCGCCCCGGGTGGTCAGCATGCCCAGCCGCGGGCATGCGGGCTTTGGGCTGCTGCAGAGCAGTCTGATCGTTGCCCCGGACCAAGCCGCTTCCCTGGCCACGGTGATCCGGGAGGTTGCCGCCAGTCTCGGCGTGCAAGGAGTGAGTGAGGATGAACTGCGTCGGGCCCTGGAGCCGACTCTGACCTCGATCAAGGATATCAAGCGCAACAATCGCTACTGGATGGAATCGGTGCTCACCCTGTCCAGCCGGCATCCGCAGCAGCTCACGTGGCCGCTGTCGATCAGCGAAGGCTTTGCCGCCATCAAGGCGGAGGAGTTGACCGGCCTGGCCCGTCGGTATCTCGATCCGAAGCAGGCGGCCACGGTGATCGTCAGTCCGAAAAACGGCCGATAG
- the rpmB gene encoding 50S ribosomal protein L28: MARNCAICGKGPSTGNNVSHAHNKTRRRWMPNLQRVRMVTANGGTVHANVCTRCIRSGAVVKPA; the protein is encoded by the coding sequence ATGGCCCGTAATTGTGCAATTTGTGGCAAAGGTCCCTCGACCGGAAACAATGTCAGCCACGCCCATAACAAGACCCGCCGCCGCTGGATGCCCAACTTGCAGCGGGTACGGATGGTGACCGCCAACGGTGGTACCGTGCATGCCAACGTCTGCACCCGGTGCATCCGTTCCGGAGCTGTTGTCAAGCCTGCCTGA
- a CDS encoding sigma-54-dependent transcriptional regulator — MGKIAIIDDDAVFRVLLAEHCKQLGHEAELAGTIEEGRSVLAERPFDLVFLDVSLPDGNGLDSLPFIQGLPSSPEVIIITGMGDANGAELAIKNGAWDYLQKPLARQEIVLHIRRALEYHEKKIQRTAQISLKRDEIVGKSKAISACLDQVAHCAATESGVLITGETGTGKELFARAIHANSQRAAGPFVVVDCASLPETLVESILFGHVKGAFTGANSDSKGLIEQADGGTLFLDEAGELPLETQKNFLRVLQERVFRPVGKDREQKSNFRLIAATNRDLPAMVRQGQFRSDLFFRLNTFTIHLPPLREREGDIEKLVMSFVFTICRRNRLPIKGVVPETLATLAAYPWPGNVRELENILERAIIADPTDPVLYPIHLPPEIRLCRIRTMVSRKSDPSAAEVSTADHGQPPSFPAPEPLPPFKEYRRQVTADLEVQYLRRLLREAAGDIARACAVSGLSRSRLYDLLKAHGLGCAAESRPE; from the coding sequence ATGGGAAAAATAGCCATCATCGATGACGACGCGGTGTTCCGCGTTCTTCTCGCCGAACACTGCAAGCAGCTGGGCCATGAGGCCGAACTCGCCGGCACCATCGAGGAAGGCCGATCCGTGCTCGCCGAACGACCGTTTGACCTGGTGTTTCTCGATGTCAGTCTGCCCGACGGCAATGGCCTCGATTCCCTGCCCTTCATCCAGGGGCTGCCTTCCTCGCCGGAGGTGATCATCATCACCGGCATGGGCGACGCCAACGGCGCCGAACTGGCGATCAAAAACGGCGCCTGGGATTACCTGCAAAAACCGCTCGCCCGTCAGGAGATTGTCCTTCATATCCGGCGGGCCTTGGAATATCACGAAAAAAAAATCCAGCGAACCGCCCAGATCAGCCTCAAGCGCGACGAAATCGTCGGCAAGAGCAAGGCCATCTCCGCCTGCCTCGACCAGGTGGCCCATTGCGCCGCCACCGAATCCGGGGTGCTGATCACCGGCGAAACCGGCACCGGCAAGGAACTGTTCGCCCGGGCCATCCATGCCAACAGCCAACGGGCAGCCGGGCCCTTTGTCGTGGTCGATTGCGCCAGCCTGCCGGAAACCCTGGTGGAAAGCATCCTCTTCGGCCACGTCAAGGGGGCCTTCACCGGCGCCAATAGCGACAGCAAGGGCCTGATCGAACAGGCGGATGGCGGCACCCTGTTTCTCGATGAGGCCGGCGAACTGCCGCTGGAAACCCAGAAAAATTTTCTCCGCGTGCTCCAGGAACGGGTGTTCCGCCCGGTGGGCAAGGACCGGGAACAGAAAAGCAATTTCCGCCTGATTGCCGCCACCAACCGCGATCTGCCGGCCATGGTCCGCCAGGGACAATTCCGCAGCGATCTTTTTTTCCGTCTCAACACCTTCACCATCCACCTGCCGCCCCTGCGGGAACGCGAGGGGGATATCGAGAAACTGGTGATGAGTTTCGTGTTCACCATCTGCCGCCGCAACCGGCTGCCGATCAAGGGCGTGGTTCCCGAAACCCTGGCCACCCTGGCCGCTTACCCTTGGCCGGGCAATGTCCGCGAGCTGGAAAACATTCTCGAACGGGCGATCATCGCCGATCCCACCGATCCGGTTCTCTACCCCATCCATCTGCCGCCGGAGATCCGGCTGTGCCGCATCCGCACGATGGTTTCGCGCAAAAGCGACCCCTCCGCCGCCGAGGTTTCCACCGCCGACCACGGCCAGCCCCCCTCGTTCCCCGCGCCGGAACCGCTGCCCCCCTTCAAAGAGTATCGGCGGCAGGTCACCGCTGACCTCGAAGTTCAATACCTGCGGCGGCTGCTCCGCGAGGCCGCCGGCGACATCGCCCGGGCCTGCGCCGTTTCCGGCCTGAGCCGCTCCCGCCTCTACGATTTGCTCAAAGCCCACGGTCTGGGCTGCGCTGCCGAATCCCGTCCGGAATAA
- a CDS encoding MltA-interacting MipA family protein — protein MKRLLSIAAVAALGTAAAAPSPASAATATAALDVNSAYVWRGLTFNDGFVLQPSMDVSANGFAFNVWGNLDLDDYNDTLDDGEFSEVDLTASYAFKLGAVDVSLGVIEYLFPNGAESTSEIFAGLGYDLGHGFALSTKVYYDFDQVDDFYLTAGLGYSYSINDKTTVGLSGLISYAGEDFTEFYAGGTDSGFFNYLLTASVKYMVTDAFGLGASINYTDSMDDDALPDETVDTTVFGGVSLTYTF, from the coding sequence ATGAAACGACTGTTATCCATCGCCGCCGTGGCCGCTCTGGGCACGGCGGCCGCCGCGCCATCCCCCGCCAGCGCCGCCACGGCCACTGCCGCTCTCGATGTCAACAGCGCCTATGTGTGGCGTGGCCTGACCTTCAATGACGGGTTTGTCCTCCAGCCGAGCATGGATGTCTCGGCCAACGGCTTTGCCTTCAATGTCTGGGGCAACCTCGACCTCGACGACTATAACGACACTCTCGACGACGGCGAATTTTCCGAGGTTGACCTGACCGCCTCCTATGCGTTCAAGCTCGGGGCCGTCGACGTCAGCCTCGGGGTGATTGAATATCTCTTTCCCAATGGCGCCGAAAGCACGAGTGAAATCTTTGCCGGCCTGGGCTATGACCTGGGCCATGGCTTTGCCCTGTCAACGAAAGTGTACTATGACTTTGACCAGGTCGACGATTTCTACCTCACCGCGGGATTGGGATACAGCTACAGCATCAACGACAAGACCACCGTGGGACTCAGCGGCCTGATCAGCTATGCCGGCGAGGACTTCACCGAATTCTATGCCGGAGGTACGGACAGCGGATTTTTCAACTATCTGCTCACCGCTTCGGTCAAGTACATGGTTACCGATGCCTTTGGCCTAGGGGCCAGCATCAACTACACCGACTCCATGGACGATGACGCCCTGCCCGACGAAACGGTCGATACCACGGTGTTTGGCGGTGTCAGCCTGACCTACACGTTCTGA
- a CDS encoding AEC family transporter — MDNFIATLVYLLIGMGLRRIPGFHRDTGMVLNAFVIFISMPAMVMLKVPQLTFSADLLILTLMPWGTLALAALLVLAASRLCAWDRATTGCLLLLAPLPNASFLGIPMVRAFFGEQAIPYAVIYDQFGSFIALSTYGFLILAMYGADGSRPTIKTMLCKIVLFPPFVALVCALLLRGIPYPPLAGFILHSLAETLVPVVMVAVGFQLTLRLNRAMLGQLSTGLLIKLVAAPLAGLMACRLLGLDGEVVRVAIVEAGMPPMVAAGAMAMLANLAPRLAAALVGVGVVLSFATLPLLYRLL; from the coding sequence ATGGATAATTTCATCGCCACACTGGTGTATCTGCTCATCGGCATGGGGCTGCGCCGCATTCCCGGATTCCATCGGGACACGGGCATGGTCCTCAATGCCTTTGTCATCTTCATCTCCATGCCGGCCATGGTGATGCTCAAGGTGCCGCAGTTGACCTTCTCCGCCGATTTGCTGATCCTGACCCTGATGCCCTGGGGCACCCTGGCCCTCGCTGCGCTGCTGGTGCTGGCCGCCTCGCGGCTGTGTGCCTGGGACCGGGCGACCACCGGCTGCCTGCTGTTGCTCGCTCCCCTGCCCAATGCCTCCTTCCTCGGCATTCCCATGGTCCGGGCCTTTTTTGGCGAACAGGCTATTCCCTATGCCGTGATTTACGATCAATTCGGCTCGTTCATCGCCCTGTCGACCTACGGGTTCTTGATTCTGGCCATGTACGGTGCGGACGGCAGCCGGCCGACCATCAAAACCATGCTGTGCAAGATCGTGCTGTTTCCGCCTTTTGTCGCCCTGGTCTGTGCCCTGCTGCTTCGCGGCATCCCCTACCCGCCTCTGGCGGGATTCATTCTGCACAGTCTGGCCGAGACCCTGGTGCCGGTGGTGATGGTGGCGGTGGGTTTTCAACTGACCCTACGGTTGAATCGCGCCATGCTCGGCCAGTTGTCCACCGGCTTGCTGATCAAATTGGTGGCCGCGCCCCTGGCAGGCTTGATGGCCTGCCGTCTGCTCGGGCTTGATGGCGAGGTGGTGCGGGTGGCGATTGTGGAAGCCGGCATGCCGCCCATGGTGGCGGCCGGAGCCATGGCCATGCTGGCCAACCTGGCGCCGCGACTGGCCGCTGCCCTGGTCGGGGTGGGCGTGGTGCTCAGTTTTGCGACTCTGCCCCTGCTGTATCGGCTGTTGTGA
- a CDS encoding SDR family NAD(P)-dependent oxidoreductase: MNIAGKRALVLGASRGVGLAIARMLAAHGVRLALPWFDWPESALAMAKEFGEETGGNLAMQVDLRQPEEVAALMRAIDERMGGLDILVNNIERGGMPVLHGGYHREVNRDQWQLEMETTVHAKWLVFNQALPLLRRSPEAVVVNLSSIAGLVGRSGPAGMLFNDGYAAANRGIASLTETWARLGAPTIRVNEIMLGLIDQRHGPGTRGWALLSDAQRRALLDHTLLRRTGTPEEVAKTVLFLVRDAEFLTGAVLRMDGGYVLGGEQPPEMPDGVL; this comes from the coding sequence ATGAATATTGCCGGGAAAAGGGCGTTGGTGCTCGGCGCTTCGCGCGGGGTGGGCCTGGCCATCGCCCGGATGCTGGCCGCGCACGGCGTCCGCTTGGCCCTGCCCTGGTTTGACTGGCCGGAATCGGCGCTGGCCATGGCCAAGGAATTCGGCGAGGAAACCGGCGGCAATCTGGCCATGCAGGTCGATCTGCGCCAGCCGGAGGAAGTGGCGGCTTTGATGCGCGCGATCGACGAACGGATGGGCGGCCTGGACATCCTGGTCAACAACATCGAACGCGGCGGCATGCCGGTGCTCCATGGCGGATATCATCGAGAGGTCAACCGCGACCAGTGGCAGCTGGAAATGGAAACAACCGTGCACGCCAAATGGCTGGTCTTTAATCAGGCCCTGCCGCTGCTGCGCCGCAGTCCGGAGGCGGTGGTGGTCAATCTTTCCTCGATCGCCGGCCTGGTCGGCCGATCCGGCCCGGCCGGGATGCTGTTCAATGACGGCTACGCCGCCGCCAACCGGGGGATTGCCTCCCTGACCGAAACCTGGGCGCGACTCGGGGCGCCGACCATCCGGGTCAACGAAATCATGCTGGGGCTGATCGACCAACGACACGGGCCGGGGACGCGGGGATGGGCGCTGCTCAGTGACGCGCAACGCCGGGCATTGCTCGACCACACCTTGCTGCGCCGGACAGGCACCCCGGAGGAGGTGGCCAAGACCGTGCTCTTTCTCGTGCGGGACGCTGAATTTCTGACCGGAGCGGTGCTGCGGATGGACGGCGGATATGTGCTGGGTGGGGAGCAACCGCCCGAGATGCCGGACGGTGTGCTGTGA
- a CDS encoding methyl-accepting chemotaxis protein — MKINVHSIQFKLLTTGLLSVLVPLLIVGYFSVTKSSNALMELSKEKAQTMAGDMALLVGNLMHAEKETVAALGDAQMLRTSLEKLAGASGEEAKEIQKAMFTYMQGRFKILNESGQYQGIYITDASGQILTGVLDSGEEYGRVSVAENMDFRQAKQKGEAAIGDMLRSQATSQPVVPLAAPVRSASTPFLGAVGLVLKADYFTRLVAERKVGTTGYAYMTNKEGIILAHPKAEHVLKLDVTTIKEMAGINELMLSGKSGVAEYVFTGLDKIAGCAPVGVNGWSVAVTQNAEEFLLASTRIRDVTLTVIGVALVLVTLILIVSIRRIVRPINAAVAGLKDIAQGEGDLTMRLAVVSKDEVGELATWFNVFIDKLQHIIRDVAAGVHTLSSSSTELSQISEQMNQGSQQASNKANTVATAAEEMSANMNNVAAAMEQSTTNTNIVATASEEMSSTIGEIAQHAEKARVISDNAAKKAHDATNNINELGESAKSIGKVIETITEISEQVNLLALNATIEAARAGEAGRGFAVVANEIKELAKQTAAATYDIKDKVGSIQGTTARTVQQISEINEVITDVNEVVGSIATAVEEQTAATAEIASNVNQMAQGINEVNENVNQSSVVATEIAREISDVSTIAGEMFTSSSQVSTSAHDLSALAEQLNQMVGQFKTE; from the coding sequence ATGAAAATCAATGTACATTCCATTCAGTTCAAACTGCTGACCACCGGCTTGCTGTCGGTGCTCGTGCCCCTGCTGATCGTCGGGTACTTCTCGGTGACCAAGTCGTCCAACGCCCTGATGGAGCTATCCAAGGAAAAGGCCCAGACCATGGCCGGCGACATGGCCCTGCTGGTCGGCAATCTGATGCACGCCGAAAAGGAGACGGTCGCGGCCCTGGGCGACGCGCAGATGCTGCGCACCAGCCTGGAAAAACTGGCGGGTGCGAGCGGCGAGGAGGCCAAGGAAATCCAGAAAGCCATGTTCACCTACATGCAGGGGCGCTTCAAGATACTCAATGAAAGCGGCCAGTATCAGGGCATCTACATCACCGACGCCAGCGGTCAGATCCTCACCGGCGTGCTCGACAGCGGCGAGGAGTACGGCAGGGTATCGGTGGCGGAGAACATGGACTTCAGGCAGGCCAAACAGAAGGGCGAAGCCGCCATCGGCGACATGCTCCGCTCCCAAGCCACTTCCCAGCCGGTGGTGCCCCTCGCCGCGCCGGTCCGTTCCGCCAGCACCCCGTTCCTCGGCGCGGTCGGCCTGGTGCTCAAGGCCGACTACTTCACCCGCCTGGTGGCCGAACGCAAGGTCGGCACCACCGGTTATGCCTACATGACCAACAAGGAGGGCATCATCCTGGCCCATCCCAAGGCCGAGCATGTCCTCAAGCTCGATGTCACCACCATCAAGGAAATGGCCGGCATCAACGAGCTCATGCTCTCCGGCAAGAGCGGCGTGGCCGAGTACGTGTTCACCGGCCTTGACAAGATCGCCGGCTGCGCCCCGGTGGGAGTGAACGGCTGGTCGGTGGCCGTCACCCAGAACGCGGAGGAATTCCTGCTCGCCTCGACCCGCATCCGTGACGTCACCCTGACCGTGATCGGCGTGGCCCTGGTGCTCGTGACCCTGATCCTGATCGTGTCCATCCGCCGGATCGTGCGGCCGATCAATGCCGCCGTGGCCGGGCTCAAGGACATTGCCCAGGGCGAAGGCGATTTGACCATGCGCCTGGCGGTCGTCTCCAAGGACGAGGTCGGCGAACTGGCCACCTGGTTCAACGTCTTCATCGACAAATTGCAGCATATCATCCGCGACGTGGCCGCCGGGGTGCACACCCTGTCCTCGTCCTCGACCGAGCTGTCCCAAATCTCCGAACAGATGAACCAGGGCTCGCAGCAGGCCTCGAACAAAGCCAACACCGTGGCCACCGCCGCCGAGGAAATGAGCGCCAACATGAACAACGTGGCCGCGGCCATGGAACAGTCGACCACCAACACCAACATCGTGGCCACCGCCTCGGAGGAGATGTCCTCGACCATCGGCGAGATTGCCCAGCACGCGGAAAAGGCGCGGGTCATTTCCGACAACGCCGCCAAGAAGGCCCATGACGCCACCAACAACATCAACGAACTGGGCGAATCGGCCAAGTCGATCGGCAAGGTGATCGAGACCATCACCGAAATCTCCGAGCAGGTCAACCTGCTGGCGCTCAACGCCACCATCGAGGCGGCGCGGGCCGGAGAAGCGGGCCGGGGCTTCGCGGTCGTGGCCAACGAGATCAAGGAACTGGCCAAGCAGACCGCGGCCGCGACCTACGACATCAAGGACAAGGTCGGCTCCATCCAGGGGACCACCGCCAGGACCGTGCAGCAGATTTCCGAGATCAACGAGGTCATCACCGATGTCAACGAGGTGGTGGGCAGCATCGCCACCGCGGTGGAGGAGCAGACCGCGGCCACGGCGGAGATCGCCAGCAACGTCAATCAGATGGCCCAGGGGATCAACGAGGTCAACGAGAACGTCAACCAGAGCTCGGTGGTGGCCACCGAGATCGCCCGTGAAATCAGCGATGTCAGCACCATTGCCGGGGAGATGTTCACCAGCAGCTCCCAGGTGAGCACCAGCGCCCATGATCTCTCGGCCCTGGCCGAACAGCTCAACCAGATGGTCGGCCAATTCAAGACCGAGTAG